ccGACGACCCTGTATTGCATTGTATAACTAGTATCGGTggtggcagcggcggcggcggcggcggcggcggcggaggcggcAGGTCTTAGGTAGGGATTTTTTGAATGAATGAATGAATAGTCGCTATTCATTACTCCCCGTAGTTGATGATATTTTGTCGTACCATATTAACCTATATCTCTCTCGATCGCTCTGTGTCAATACTACgcatgtaatattatcataatataacgttttaatttttcttgttcatttattttaaaatgtttaaatgcgagcaatgttttttgaaattcgTATACAAGTCAAATTTGATCGCTCACCGAAAAACACATCTCGAAATGTTTAAATGTCGACAATGTCCTTCGGAATTCACTTTAAAACGTAATCTAACTAGACACGAAAAAAATCACAACGCCGAGCGTATCCCGTGTATTAGGTGTGGTATTACGTTCAGTTATAAGGCCAGTctcaataaacatttgaaaaatgctcatggtatgtatttttgtatccactttaaatatttattattattatatttcaaatgttttatcagGTATAGTACAAATCGCGCCACACGTTTTTGTACCAGACTTACAGCCTGGTCCATCATCCGTTCGTAAAGATTGCGTATCAACTGCACGAGATAAACAAAACGTTCGCTTATCACCCATTCAAGATAACGCGAGGGACGAATTGACGAGTAACGCGAATGAATGCTGGGAGGTTCTAGACGACATTGATCTTTTCGGACAAAATGATCGCTTATCACCAGAACGAGATAACACGATGGACGAATTTTGGAGTAACGTGAATGACGCTGAATGCTTGGAAGTTCTAGACACCGTTGAGAATCTCGGACTTTATGATTCTCAaggttagcattttttttttttttataagcgtgctataaactaattagtttttttttttaaaaataaaagattcatACACTACGCTCGTTAATGGCAAACGTGTCTCCAGTGCAAATACAACGTCGGCTGTTAGgctaaaaaaattacgtttaaatcTCGTAAAGTCTTCGGGATTTACACAAATCTCTACATCATCTAATCATACAATTACCTGGTATTACGTGaaaaataccaacaatattcaaaactatatcTACTTTCTTGATTCGATTAAATCCGAACTAATCAATTTACTAAAATCAATTGTGAGTAAAAATCCgatcaagtttaatttaaagCTTGAGGCGACATATAATATACCGAATGTGGAATATTCATCGGAAAACCGTGCTTTTAAAACATCGGCTAAGGCGATTTTCTGTGATACCGGAGTACAGGAAATTGTCGAAGAGGCATTCGCTAAATTAATGAAAGAGCAAGACGAGTATACAAGCAAGGGTAGTGGTTTCACATTACAATGTATAGATGGTTTAATGTTaggtgtgtataaatataaacctaTAGGCGGCTCATCATACATACAACTACCAGGcgcaatagaaaataaaaaagctgTGATTAATCCGCAGAACTTAGACTCACAATGCTTCAAATGGGCGATCCTAGCAAAACATGTTACAGGAAATAATAAACATCGTGTtggtgataattattttaaacaccaagaaaaatataattttacaaatctaTCATTTCCAACACCACTAAATcagattaaaatttttgaaaaaaataatccaaacgTCTCTGTCAATGTTTACGGTATCGATAAACAATTTCAACCACCGAAATTTCCGGAATATAAAGTATTTCCACTAAGAGTAGTACATGAAGAAAAACCCGATCACTTCGATCTTTTACTAATTTCAGACCAGGACGATAACACACACTATAGTTACATCTCTAATTTTTCAAGACTCATTAGCACTCTAAAAACCAAACATAATGGGCAGTTAATTTTCTGCAAACGGTGCTTTACATCATTCGATaaacaacaatacaaatataaattaaacggaGTTGCAGGACTtgaacaacataaattaatatgtggGGAACACAAGCCCATACTACCTCAGTTACCTGAACCCGGATCAATACTCGAGTTTACTGCATGGGATAAAACGCAACGTCATCCTATAGTAATTTACGCGGATTTCGAAGCAATTCTAAAGAAAAGTGATGAGAAAATTGGAGAAAAAACAACAGCTTTTCAAGAACACGAGCCCATGAGCTATGGGTTTATGGTTAAAGCAAATGAAGAAATACCAGTGGAACTGCTTGAAAAATTCGGAATTCCGACATCGCCTGTAATTTACCgtggaaatgaaaataataaagacgTGGCGAGACATTTTATAGATAGTATTGTGAATATAggtcaaaaaattgaaaaactactCAAAACAAACACCCCTATAATTTTCACTATTGAACAGCGGAGAACACATGAAACATGTAATACTTGTAATTtatgcaaaaccaaattttctcATGAAAATCATAAAGTGGCTGATCATTGTCATTTATCAGGGAAATTTAGACAGTCATTATGCAATACGTGTAATCTTAAACTTCAAACACCTAACTTCGTACcagtattttttcataatttatcaaattatgatGCACATTTTATTGTCACTCGTCTCGGGTATGATACAAACTCTATCTCGGTAATACCAAACAGCGAAGAAAAATttattacgttttcaaaatacattAGCAACTTCTTCACATTAAGATTTATCGACACACTAAGATTTATGGCCTCCAGTTTATCAacactttcaaaaaatttaattacaccAGGATTTGAAAAGTTTAGAGACAgtgcaaaacatttttctacACAAGATTTACCACTAGTTACTCGTAAGGGGGTATACCCGTATGACTACACAGATGAATGGGATAAGCTTGAAGAAACCAGTTTACcggcgaaaaaatatttttacagtacaTTGGACGAATCACATATAAAACATGAGGATTTTGAGCATGCAAATACAGTTTGGAATCATTTCAACTGTCAAACACTCGGGGAATACTctgatctttatttaaaaatcgacgTGCTGCTGCTGACTgatgtgtttgaaaatttccgAGATCTCTGTATAAGAACTTACCATCTGGACCCATCATTTTACTACACAGCACCGGGATTTAGTTTTGACTGTATGCTGAAATACACGGGTCAACAACTTGAACTGATTTCggattatgatattttgttaatGTTCGAGAAAGGTGAGGTcaggttatttattaaaaaaataaaaaataatgtgataaaatatcTGTTTTTATTATAGGAATTCGTGGCGGCTTGACCCAGGCGAGCATGAGATATGCAAAGGCGAATAATGAAAAGACACCAGATTATGATCCAACACAACCAAAATCATGGCTTGTTTATCAGGATTGtgagtataatgttatatttaatttaatattaaatttattatattacttaaattgcAGGTAACAACTTGTACGGTTACGCAATGTCACAATTCATGCCATACGGAGGATTTAAGTGGGTTGAGCCGAAACTAGAGGGTCTAAATGATTTAAACGATAGATCACCAATCGGGCGGATGTATGAGGTCGATATATCATATCCAAAAGAACTTCACGACAAGCATAATGATCTGCCATTCCTACCGAAAAATAGTATTCCACCTggttcaaaagttaaaaaacttaTGGCGACTTTAGAATCGAAGAAAAACTATGTGATTCATTATCGGAACCTGCAGCAGGCTATAGCCAACGGACTCGTTGTGGAAAAAgtagcatatttattttatttattttatttattgcatattttgttttattgtaggtTCACAGAGTTGTGCAGTTTAATCAGTCGGACTggcttaaaaaatacatagaattAAACACTGAGATGCGGAAAAAAGCGAGGAACGACTTTGAAAAGGATTTCTTCAAACTCTTAAACAATGCCGTTTTTGGAAAAACCATGGAATCTTTAAGGAAACGTTTTAAAATGGAGCTTGTTTGTAGTGAAAAACGTTTGCAAAAACTTATAAATCTTACTACATTCAAACACTGTACTACGTATGACGAAACCCTCAACGCTGTCtcattagaaaacaaaattatcatgtttaacaagccaatatatataggtaaatattatatatatatatatacaactaatttactattatcaaacatattttaatatttttttaattttcaccagGTTTTGCAGTGTTGGAAATTTCCAAGACCGTCATGtatgattatcattataacGTTATGCAGGCTCATTATAGGGATAAAATTGAGCTCATGTATACTGATACAggtaaatgttttcaaactatactaattttcatatattaatttatattgtaattttagattcacTGGTATACTATATTCAAACCGATGATTTTTACAAAGACCTGGAGAATAATTCCAATTTACTCGATCGAATGGATACATCAGACTTACCACAAGATCATCCATGTTACATTGCTGAGCGAAAGAAAATCCCTGGTTTGTTTTCCGATGAAACAAATTCAGAGGTTATGACGCATTTTTGTGGGCTCAGAGCAAAGTCTTATTCATATAAGATCAATGGCAAGGAGAAGATCAGGGCGAAAGGAATCCGCGGGCATGTAGTCAGAAACCATATGAATTTCAACGATCATTATCGCTGTCTGTTTGGTGATACAACTTTGGATGTGATGACGGAGAATGTCTCTATCCGGTCGTTCAATCATCGATTGAAGACTATTAAATCAAccaaattaacttataatagtttCGATGACAAGAGGGTTATACTTGAGGATCAAATACATACCTTGGCTCACGGTCACTACTCTATAGAGTGAGttagaaataattgtatattttaatttattgtactttaaatatttctgaattGTATAGGGACACCAGAACACTAGAGCAAGCAGAAGCCGAATTAATACAACTTCCGGAAGCCGAGATAGacagatagtttttttttttttatttattatagatgatttgtttttatattgtaaaatatcactgtagatattattattatttttttttttattttgtaaaatatctctGTAGATATTAtgtggatattatatttattattattattattattattgaattgattCTAGTTAGGATAGGATAGGATAGTATAGGATAGGATAGTATAGTATAAAGAAATAActcattgatataaaaaaaataaataaatatgatatttatttttacaaattatttacaaaccatTTTCTTAGgctaaatactttataaaatgaaCATTGTTTAGGATTGAAatccatatgaaaaatacagcaTGGTAAAGTTTCTTCATCACATATTTGGTCTAGTGGAGGGCACCCCATGTCGTCAATATTGATGATCCCGATGTGAGGAATATACTCTAAAAGAAGTTGTTTTTTCTGATCGCCTTTAACGTATATGAAACTGAACTTTAGTGAATTCAGTACTCTACCTAGTTCTTCATACTCAACATCCCCATATTCCAAAGATAGTTTGTGATAATTACGCTCCAACCACTTGTTAGTTTTCCGACTCTTGTTATCCtgtattgattttgaatttttaaaaatccaatgtTGAGTGGCCCATGTTTCTACATCTACTATAGACATTTCttttatcatgtatttattatcCCTCCCGAGAATGCAATGGAAATCAATGATGGCAgtagacataattattatttggacgaCAGTACTTCAGGAATTTGTTTCAACTTGTCTGTATtttctttgatattttgtaacaatGCTTTGATTTTTATAAGGTGCTCTTGTATATCATCACACGTTAATTGAAGTGTTTCAACTTGTTCTTCTTGTGTTTGAATAGACTTATGATTTTCCTCGAGTAAATTTCCAAATTTATCTAgtcttatacaatatgatttgatGGTTTGTTCGAGATTTGTTACAAATTTTCTCGTTTCACCAGCCTGTGAACATCCGAACACGTTCATACCTAGAGCTCGACTGATGCTATTTTCTAATGTCACTAGTATTTATCCAACTATTGTGCGTATTATCAAACCCTAGCCATTTTACGAACATCTGTTTTCCCTTCCTACGGATAATTTTCTCGACTAAATAATCGTTTGGGAGATTGGTCTTTTGAATTTCTTCAGAGTAGAAACAACCTAAAATCGGGTTTCCTGTATAatcttgtagttgataagtagtGGGGGATGTCTtgtttattttggttattttaaatatttctgtggACCAGCTCGGTAGATAACCTTTTGTAAATACCCCTTTATATATACTGATACGGACGTTATCaccaatgttaaatttaatttttccattaagAATCGGACGTTGCTTTAATTTTACCGAAGAAGGATTGTTATCAGCCTGTCTGGGTGTCATAGATATTGTTctgtgttttgaattattatattcattaatcataGATTGTAAAATAGAAACCCATTCATGTGTTCCTCGTGCAGTGAACtccctatacattttttctttaattgatCTGTTAAGACGTTCAACGATACAGGCCTTCGTTGTACTATACgtagaatatttatgtatattgtgtttcTTCATCAACGCATCGAATGTCGCATTGTAAAATTCTTTACCGTTATCGACCTGTAATAGTTTTGGCGAGCGCTTGAGTAGTATTTttgacattgcatttgaaacttCTTTAGCCGTTTTCGACTTTAAAGGTATAGCGAAAGAGTATTTCGTGTAACAATCTATGatagttagaaaatatttatagccTTTATTCTTTTTAGAATAAGGTATCATTTCCACCAAGTCTGCCTGCCATAGATCGTTTTTACCATACACATTAACTCTTCGccttgtataattttttcttgcTGGTTTGTGTAGTTCGTTTGCTATATCGCGTTTAGACATTTGGAATTCGTTTTATTAAACCCGTTTCATACAATTCTTCGTAAATTGAAAGTATTTCAT
This genomic window from Metopolophium dirhodum isolate CAU chromosome 1, ASM1992520v1, whole genome shotgun sequence contains:
- the LOC132933433 gene encoding uncharacterized protein LOC132933433, with amino-acid sequence MLMVCIFVSTLNIYYYYISNVLSGIVQIAPHVFVPDLQPGPSSVRKDCVSTARDKQNVRLSPIQDNARDELTSNANECWEVLDDIDLFGQNDRLSPERDNTMDEFWSNVNDAECLEVLDTVENLGLYDSQDSYTTLVNGKRVSSANTTSAVRLKKLRLNLVKSSGFTQISTSSNHTITCLRRHIIYRMWNIHRKTVLLKHRLRRFSVIPEYRKLSKRHSLN
- the LOC132935001 gene encoding uncharacterized protein LOC132935001 is translated as MKEQDEYTSKGSGFTLQCIDGLMLGVYKYKPIGGSSYIQLPGAIENKKAVINPQNLDSQCFKWAILAKHVTGNNKHRVGDNYFKHQEKYNFTNLSFPTPLNQIKIFEKNNPNVSVNVYGIDKQFQPPKFPEYKVFPLRVVHEEKPDHFDLLLISDQDDNTHYSYISNFSRLISTLKTKHNGQLIFCKRCFTSFDKQQYKYKLNGVAGLEQHKLICGEHKPILPQLPEPGSILEFTAWDKTQRHPIVIYADFEAILKKSDEKIGEKTTAFQEHEPMSYGFMVKANEEIPVELLEKFGIPTSPVIYRGNENNKDVARHFIDSIVNIGQKIEKLLKTNTPIIFTIEQRRTHETCNTCNLCKTKFSHENHKVADHCHLSGKFRQSLCNTCNLKLQTPNFVPVFFHNLSNYDAHFIVTRLGYDTNSISVIPNSEEKFITFSKYISNFFTLRFIDTLRFMASSLSTLSKNLITPGFEKFRDSAKHFSTQDLPLVTRKGVYPYDYTDEWDKLEETSLPAKKYFYSTLDESHIKHEDFEHANTVWNHFNCQTLGEYSDLYLKIDVLLLTDVFENFRDLCIRTYHLDPSFYYTAPGFSFDCMLKYTGQQLELISDYDILLMFEKGIRGGLTQASMRYAKANNEKTPDYDPTQPKSWLVYQDCNNLYGYAMSQFMPYGGFKWVEPKLEGLNDLNDRSPIGRMYEVDISYPKELHDKHNDLPFLPKNSIPPGSKVKKLMATLESKKNYVIHYRNLQQAIANGLVVEKVHRVVQFNQSDWLKKYIELNTEMRKKARNDFEKDFFKLLNNAVFGKTMESLRKRFKMELVCSEKRLQKLINLTTFKHCTTYDETLNAVSLENKIIMFNKPIYIGFAVLEISKTVMYDYHYNVMQAHYRDKIELMYTDTDSLVYYIQTDDFYKDLENNSNLLDRMDTSDLPQDHPCYIAERKKIPGLFSDETNSEVMTHFCGLRAKSYSYKINGKEKIRAKGIRGHVVRNHMNFNDHYRCLFGDTTLDVMTENVSIRSFNHRLKTIKSTKLTYNSFDDKRVILEDQIHTLAHGHYSIEDTRTLEQAEAELIQLPEAEIDR